A genomic stretch from Sphingomonas faeni includes:
- the moaC gene encoding cyclic pyranopterin monophosphate synthase MoaC: MTGLTHIDEAGAARMVDVGGKAVTAREAVASGRITMSTEAATAIGAGTAKKGDVLAVARVAGIMAAKRTSDLIPLCHPLPLTKVEIDLVVDETGVTATATASTEGKTGVEMEALTAATVTLLTIYDMAKAIDKTMVLSDIRVRAKSGGKSGNWTA, from the coding sequence ATGACCGGCCTCACCCACATCGACGAAGCCGGCGCGGCAAGAATGGTCGACGTCGGCGGCAAGGCGGTCACCGCCCGCGAGGCCGTCGCCTCCGGCCGCATCACCATGTCCACCGAAGCCGCCACGGCAATCGGCGCCGGCACCGCGAAGAAGGGCGACGTCCTGGCGGTAGCCCGCGTCGCCGGCATCATGGCCGCCAAGCGCACCAGCGACCTGATCCCGCTATGCCACCCGCTCCCGCTGACAAAGGTCGAGATCGACCTAGTCGTCGACGAAACCGGCGTAACCGCCACCGCCACCGCCTCGACCGAAGGCAAGACCGGCGTCGAAATGGAAGCGCTCACTGCCGCAACGGTCACGCTCCTCACGATCTACGACATGGCCAAGGCCATCGACAAAACAATGGTCCTCTCAGACATCCGCGTCCGCGCGAAATCCGGCGGCAAATCCGGAAACTGGACCGCCTAA
- a CDS encoding molybdopterin molybdotransferase MoeA — MTLVPVAEAQTRLFAMAPRVGSEAVALREAAGRWAAEDILARRTQPAADLSAMDGYAIRFEDLPGPWKVIGESAAGRPFIGKVAPGEATRIFTGAAMPEGADTVMVQEEAERDGETLILAGEGPETFGRNTRRKGLDFTTGTRLIAAGDRLSPARIAVAATGGHGSLTVNRRVRVAVAATGDELVPPGSTTDGVALPESNGIMLAAMLADMPVDIIDLGILPDNLEILREAFASVQADLLVTTGGASVGDHDLVRPAIEAAGGTIDFWRIALRPGKPMMAGRIGEMMVLGLPGNPVSAFVTATLFVKPVVAHMAGARDPLPQSTHALLGEDLPANNARTDYLRAELRDGKAYASTIQDSSMLLTLARSTCLIVRAGNAPVAYEGESAEILVIA, encoded by the coding sequence ATGACCCTAGTCCCCGTCGCCGAAGCCCAGACCCGCCTCTTCGCCATGGCCCCCCGCGTCGGCAGTGAGGCCGTGGCGTTACGCGAAGCCGCCGGCCGCTGGGCCGCGGAGGACATCCTCGCCCGCCGCACGCAGCCGGCCGCCGACCTCTCGGCGATGGACGGCTACGCGATCCGCTTTGAAGACCTCCCCGGCCCCTGGAAAGTCATCGGCGAAAGCGCCGCCGGCCGCCCCTTCATCGGCAAAGTCGCCCCCGGAGAAGCCACGCGAATCTTCACCGGCGCAGCGATGCCCGAAGGCGCCGACACCGTCATGGTCCAGGAAGAGGCCGAACGGGACGGCGAAACCCTGATCCTCGCCGGCGAAGGCCCGGAGACATTCGGCCGCAACACCCGCCGCAAAGGCCTCGACTTCACGACCGGCACCCGCCTGATCGCCGCCGGCGACCGCCTCAGCCCCGCGCGCATCGCGGTCGCCGCGACCGGCGGCCATGGCAGCCTCACCGTCAACCGCCGCGTCCGCGTCGCCGTCGCCGCCACCGGAGACGAACTCGTCCCCCCCGGCTCGACGACCGACGGCGTCGCACTCCCCGAATCGAACGGCATCATGCTGGCGGCAATGCTCGCCGACATGCCCGTCGACATCATCGACCTCGGCATCCTGCCCGACAATCTCGAAATCCTGCGCGAGGCGTTCGCCAGCGTGCAGGCCGACCTGCTCGTCACCACCGGCGGTGCGTCGGTCGGCGATCACGACCTGGTCCGCCCCGCAATCGAGGCGGCCGGCGGCACGATAGATTTCTGGCGGATTGCCCTGCGCCCCGGCAAGCCGATGATGGCCGGCCGGATCGGCGAGATGATGGTGCTCGGCCTCCCCGGCAACCCGGTCTCCGCGTTCGTCACCGCCACGCTGTTCGTGAAGCCGGTCGTGGCGCACATGGCCGGCGCGCGCGACCCGCTCCCTCAGTCGACCCACGCGCTGCTCGGCGAAGACCTCCCCGCCAACAATGCTCGGACCGACTATCTCCGCGCCGAACTCCGCGACGGCAAGGCCTATGCCTCGACGATCCAGGACAGCTCGATGCTCCTCACGCTGGCCCGCTCGACCTGCCTGATCGTCCGCGCCGGCAACGCGCCGGTGGCATACGAAGGCGAATCGGCGGAAATCCTCGTTATCGCGTGA
- a CDS encoding energy transducer TonB, with product MTRYTPRAKDRIGAAVGAVLLPGMLGYALLSGLVVTMPGAVTDALKVFDAAPPPPPPPEEKVRPRPSPSRKPEGAASPSNLKSKATEVVAPPQIVPIVVPPPVVVAEKAGVGAEATSGASNVRGPGTGSGGIGNGTGSGGYGDGDGGGGEETPPEWRSGRLRDSDYPREAAETGIRGRVFVRYLVQTNGRVSRCRVTRSSGSRVLDDLTCRLIEQRFRYDPSLDAAGRPVESTIVESHDWSMDGD from the coding sequence ATGACACGCTATACGCCTCGGGCGAAAGACAGGATCGGGGCGGCGGTGGGTGCGGTGCTGCTGCCGGGGATGCTTGGTTATGCGCTGCTGTCGGGGCTGGTGGTGACGATGCCGGGAGCGGTGACCGATGCGTTGAAGGTGTTCGATGCGGCGCCGCCTCCGCCACCGCCGCCCGAGGAGAAGGTCAGGCCTCGGCCGTCGCCTAGCCGTAAGCCCGAGGGGGCTGCGTCGCCGTCTAACCTGAAGTCGAAGGCTACCGAGGTGGTGGCGCCGCCGCAGATCGTGCCGATCGTCGTGCCGCCGCCTGTCGTGGTGGCGGAGAAGGCTGGGGTGGGTGCGGAGGCGACTTCGGGGGCTTCGAACGTTCGCGGGCCGGGGACCGGGAGTGGCGGGATCGGTAATGGGACCGGCAGCGGCGGGTATGGAGACGGCGACGGCGGCGGCGGTGAGGAAACACCGCCGGAGTGGCGCAGCGGGCGGTTGAGGGACTCGGATTATCCGCGCGAGGCCGCAGAGACGGGGATCCGGGGGCGGGTGTTCGTGCGGTATTTGGTCCAGACCAATGGGCGGGTGTCGCGGTGCCGGGTGACGCGGTCTAGCGGGAGCCGGGTGCTGGATGACCTGACGTGCCGGTTGATCGAACAGCGGTTTCGGTATGACCCTTCGCTGGATGCGGCGGGGCGGCCGGTGGAGTCTACGATCGTGGAGAGCCACGACTGGTCTATGGATGGGGATTGA
- the trpC gene encoding indole-3-glycerol phosphate synthase TrpC, protein MTMLDRILETKRAEVAARKATTSLADIDAGIARMSKPRGFRAALDAKTGYALVAEVKKASPSKGLIRADFDPVAHARAYEAGGAACLSVLTDEKWFQGSDAYLTAARDAVSIPVLRKDFMVDPWQSTEARAIGADCILIIVAALDDIQMAEIEASALECGMDVLVEVHDAHEMERALRLKSRLIGVNNRDLRDFTVDFQRTYDLVGKAPKDCTFVAESGLTTRAELDAMAEHDIHCFLIGEALMRQDDIEAATRALVG, encoded by the coding sequence ATGACCATGCTCGACCGTATCCTCGAGACCAAGCGCGCCGAAGTCGCTGCGCGGAAAGCCACGACCTCGCTAGCCGATATCGACGCCGGCATCGCCCGGATGTCGAAGCCACGCGGCTTCCGCGCCGCACTCGATGCAAAGACCGGCTACGCACTGGTCGCCGAGGTCAAGAAGGCCAGCCCCTCGAAGGGCCTGATCCGCGCCGACTTCGACCCCGTCGCGCACGCCCGCGCGTACGAAGCCGGCGGTGCCGCGTGCCTGTCGGTGCTGACCGACGAAAAGTGGTTCCAGGGCTCAGACGCGTATCTGACCGCCGCCCGCGACGCAGTCTCGATCCCGGTCCTGCGCAAGGATTTCATGGTCGACCCGTGGCAGTCGACCGAGGCGCGCGCGATCGGCGCCGACTGCATCCTGATCATCGTCGCCGCGCTCGACGACATCCAGATGGCCGAGATCGAGGCGTCCGCGCTCGAATGCGGGATGGACGTGCTGGTCGAGGTCCACGACGCGCATGAAATGGAGCGCGCGCTACGGCTCAAGTCGCGCCTGATCGGCGTCAACAACCGCGACCTGCGCGACTTCACCGTCGACTTCCAGCGCACCTACGATCTCGTCGGCAAGGCGCCCAAGGACTGCACCTTCGTCGCCGAAAGCGGCCTCACAACCCGCGCAGAACTCGACGCGATGGCCGAGCACGACATCCACTGCTTCCTGATCGGCGAAGCGCTCATGCGCCAGGACGACATCGAAGCCGCAACGCGCGCTCTCGTCGGATGA
- the lexA gene encoding transcriptional repressor LexA — MLTRKQHELVCFINDRLNETGVSPSFEEMKDALDLKSKSGVHRLISALEERNFIRRLPNRARALEVLRMPERAEKKAPSKASNVKAAPTAATPQPANDVIEIPLHGRIAAGVPIEAFEGSTMLAVPAALLGTGEHYALEVSGDSMVEAGILDGDYALIRRTETARDGEIVVALIEDSEATLKYFRREGAMVRLDPANRAYDPQRYAPAQVRVQGKLSGILRRYD, encoded by the coding sequence ATGCTCACGCGCAAGCAGCACGAACTCGTCTGCTTCATCAACGATCGCCTCAACGAAACCGGCGTATCGCCGTCGTTCGAGGAGATGAAGGACGCGCTCGACCTCAAGTCGAAGTCGGGCGTCCACCGTCTGATCAGCGCGCTCGAGGAGCGCAACTTCATCCGCCGCCTGCCGAACCGCGCACGCGCACTCGAAGTGCTGCGCATGCCCGAGCGGGCGGAGAAAAAGGCGCCGTCGAAGGCGTCGAACGTCAAGGCGGCCCCCACCGCCGCAACGCCGCAACCGGCCAACGACGTCATCGAGATCCCCCTCCACGGCCGCATCGCCGCCGGCGTCCCGATCGAGGCGTTCGAAGGCAGCACGATGCTAGCCGTCCCCGCCGCGCTTCTCGGCACCGGCGAACACTATGCGCTGGAAGTCTCCGGGGACTCGATGGTCGAAGCCGGTATCCTGGACGGCGACTACGCCCTAATCCGCCGCACCGAGACCGCCCGCGATGGCGAGATCGTCGTCGCGCTGATCGAAGACAGCGAAGCCACGCTGAAATACTTCCGCCGCGAAGGCGCGATGGTCCGCCTCGACCCGGCCAACCGCGCCTACGACCCCCAACGCTACGCCCCCGCGCAAGTCCGCGTGCAGGGCAAACTCTCCGGCATCCTCCGCCGCTACGACTGA